A region from the Mycobacterium heidelbergense genome encodes:
- a CDS encoding class I SAM-dependent methyltransferase — protein MRSEGDTWDITTSVGSTALFVATARALEAQKPDPLAVDPYAELFCRAVGGPAADVLDGKEPDHPLRSADFGEHFVNFQGARTKYFDEYFRRAAAAGVRQVVILAAGLDSRAYRLDWPAATTIFELDRPQVLDFKREVLTGHGAQPRAERREIAVDLREDWPQALRDSGFDAAKPSAWIAEGLLIYLPASAQEQLFTGIDGLAGHGSHVGIEDGAPLAPEEFEAKLQEERAAMAEGTEERPFFQLVYNEQCAPAAEWFGRRGWTAVGTPLADYLRQVGRPLPGPETEAGPMIARNTLVSAIKA, from the coding sequence GTGCGCAGCGAAGGCGATACCTGGGACATCACAACGAGCGTCGGTTCGACCGCGCTCTTCGTCGCGACCGCGCGGGCGCTGGAGGCGCAGAAGCCCGACCCGCTGGCCGTCGACCCGTACGCGGAGCTGTTCTGCCGCGCCGTCGGCGGTCCCGCGGCCGACGTCCTCGACGGCAAGGAACCCGACCACCCGCTGAGGAGCGCCGACTTCGGCGAGCATTTCGTCAACTTCCAGGGCGCTCGCACCAAGTACTTCGACGAATACTTCCGTCGGGCCGCCGCGGCCGGCGTGCGGCAGGTGGTCATCCTGGCGGCCGGGCTGGACTCCCGCGCCTACCGGCTGGACTGGCCGGCCGCGACGACGATCTTCGAGCTGGACCGTCCGCAGGTCCTCGATTTCAAGCGTGAGGTGCTCACCGGCCACGGCGCCCAACCGCGCGCCGAGCGCCGCGAGATCGCGGTCGATCTTCGCGAGGACTGGCCACAAGCCTTGCGCGACAGCGGCTTTGATGCGGCCAAGCCGTCCGCGTGGATCGCCGAAGGTCTGCTGATCTATCTGCCGGCCAGCGCGCAGGAGCAGCTGTTCACCGGCATCGACGGCCTGGCCGGCCACGGCAGTCACGTCGGGATCGAAGACGGCGCCCCGCTTGCGCCGGAAGAATTCGAGGCCAAGCTCCAGGAGGAACGGGCCGCGATGGCCGAAGGCACCGAAGAGCGCCCCTTCTTCCAGCTGGTCTACAACGAGCAGTGCGCTCCCGCCGCCGAATGGTTCGGCAGGCGAGGCTGGACCGCCGTCGGCACCCCGCTTGCCGATTACCTGCGCCAGGTCGGCCGGCCGCTGCCGGGCCCGGAAACCGAGGCCGGGCCGATGATCGCGCGCAACACCCTGGTCAGCGCGATCAAGGCCTGA